The Corynebacterium glaucum genome includes a region encoding these proteins:
- the wecC gene encoding UDP-N-acetyl-D-mannosamine dehydrogenase, which produces MSAHVAFVGLGYIGLPTAVVMANSGLEVTGVDVDPTKVDSINRGEVTIVEPGLEEELKSALDSGRFRASTDMPKADAYIIAVPTPFTEGYDVDMRFIYSAAEAIAPQLEGEELIILESTSPPRTTERMAQRILQLRPEFHADGSEGAGATLYFAHCPERILPGKAMEELHTNDRIIGGMSPEATRRATDIYASFCRGELLATNDRTAEMAKLTENSFRDVNIAFANELSLICDDLDISVWELIELANHHPRVNILQPGPGVGGHCIAVDPWFIVSTAPKTARLIRTAREVNDAKPEWVLEKIDQAVKKHGEDATIALLGLAFKPNIDDLRESPALEIAERVAQSYPSAQILAVEPNIAELPSELTNYPNVRLNNYSDSLEASDLVVLLVDHDEFQSYDPTLTANSLVIDTRGQWRSL; this is translated from the coding sequence ATGAGTGCACACGTCGCGTTTGTAGGCCTCGGCTACATCGGATTGCCAACAGCAGTTGTAATGGCCAACAGTGGCCTCGAAGTGACAGGTGTAGATGTCGATCCCACCAAGGTTGATTCGATCAACCGCGGTGAAGTCACCATCGTCGAGCCCGGCCTGGAGGAGGAGCTCAAGTCCGCCCTCGACAGTGGCCGGTTCCGAGCCTCTACCGACATGCCTAAGGCGGATGCCTACATCATCGCCGTACCTACCCCGTTCACCGAGGGTTACGACGTTGACATGCGCTTCATCTACTCGGCAGCGGAGGCAATCGCACCTCAGCTCGAAGGCGAAGAATTGATCATCCTCGAGTCCACCTCTCCCCCACGCACGACAGAACGCATGGCGCAGCGAATCCTGCAACTCCGCCCGGAGTTCCACGCCGACGGTTCCGAGGGCGCCGGAGCTACGCTCTATTTCGCACACTGCCCCGAGCGCATCCTCCCAGGAAAAGCAATGGAAGAGCTGCATACCAACGACCGCATCATCGGCGGCATGTCGCCTGAGGCCACCCGCCGCGCTACCGACATCTACGCCAGCTTTTGTCGCGGAGAGCTTCTCGCGACCAACGACCGCACCGCCGAGATGGCGAAGCTCACGGAGAACTCGTTCCGCGATGTCAACATCGCTTTCGCCAACGAGTTGTCCTTGATCTGCGATGACCTCGACATCAGCGTCTGGGAACTCATCGAGCTGGCGAATCATCACCCGCGTGTCAACATTCTCCAGCCGGGCCCAGGCGTCGGTGGCCACTGCATCGCAGTTGACCCGTGGTTCATCGTCTCGACCGCGCCCAAGACCGCGCGTCTCATCCGCACAGCCCGCGAGGTTAACGACGCGAAGCCAGAGTGGGTGCTGGAGAAGATCGACCAAGCAGTGAAGAAGCACGGCGAAGACGCAACCATCGCACTCCTTGGTCTTGCTTTCAAGCCGAACATCGACGACCTGCGCGAGTCACCGGCATTGGAGATCGCCGAGCGAGTGGCCCAGAGCTACCCCTCTGCCCAGATCCTCGCCGTCGAGCCCAACATCGCTGAGCTCCCCTCGGAGTTAACTAACTACCCGAACGTTCGGCTAAACAATTACTCCGATTCCCTAGAAGCATCTGACCTTGTTGTGCTCCTAGTCGATCACGACGAGTTTCAGAGTTACGATCCTACGCTGACCGCTAACTCCCTGGTCATTGACACCAGGGGGCAATGGCGCAGTCTCTAG
- a CDS encoding glycosyltransferase — MTTLSVLIPSYNVSSKISSCFDSLDVLKNTIPGTEVVFVDDASTDDTYVKIENFQATRPWVKAARLTKNSGTPSVPRNTALTMATGEYIFHLDPDDEILPAGVAAELSLAQRTNADLVRAPLIRDNGRERVVMNRIEGWDQTSTQAERVARVVREHSTTVCSLYRREFLEANKLRWPEDLRLAEDAIYLYRALELGKIEYSDEPDFVYNVQLDSSAASSTQQYQDRELLNHVSAWRQSTEILGRIGIDYFALRGQMALSAAIQNMIRFNKGGFKRSSFNLLADFLREHEIAVRTFTYGPRFAEICNLLLNKDYDAFLEKIKIRLLIAGYDLRFILPAVPELESFYQVQVDEWTGHETHDLEQSKRLRDWADAIHCEWMLGNAVWYSENKNPRQSLTVRLHRFETGKDYGNQIKRDALDRVITIAPGMFEETQRVFDFDREKVVYVPNYIEVEKYQRSNDPDKVFNLVMVGSIPIRKGYRRALELLKSLREVDDRYTLTVFGRRPDELGWVFNDPAERAYFAECERFVRVNGLESAVKFEGWVDTTEALADKGFILSLSDAEGSHVAAAEGFASGNITLLRPWAGAEYMYPNEYIFDSLIEMRDYVLECQDFGTYESRRRVGDEYVQTRYSMERFKQLYVATVPVPYSVP, encoded by the coding sequence ATGACGACTCTTTCAGTTCTCATCCCCAGCTACAACGTTTCCTCGAAGATCTCGAGCTGTTTCGACTCCCTCGATGTGCTCAAGAACACTATCCCGGGCACAGAGGTTGTGTTTGTCGACGATGCTTCAACCGATGACACCTACGTCAAAATTGAGAACTTCCAAGCGACCCGACCTTGGGTGAAAGCGGCGCGACTAACCAAGAACAGCGGTACACCATCGGTGCCGAGGAACACTGCGCTCACAATGGCGACCGGTGAGTATATTTTCCATCTCGATCCAGATGATGAAATCCTTCCGGCTGGCGTGGCGGCCGAATTGAGCTTGGCTCAGCGAACCAACGCAGACTTGGTGCGTGCGCCTCTAATTCGCGACAACGGCCGCGAGCGGGTCGTCATGAATCGCATCGAAGGCTGGGATCAAACTTCTACTCAGGCTGAACGAGTGGCACGGGTGGTTCGTGAACACAGCACGACGGTGTGCAGTCTTTACCGCCGGGAGTTCCTCGAAGCCAATAAATTGAGGTGGCCAGAAGATCTCCGTCTCGCAGAAGACGCGATCTATCTCTACCGCGCGCTTGAACTTGGGAAGATCGAATACTCGGATGAGCCGGACTTCGTCTATAACGTTCAGCTCGACTCCAGTGCAGCGTCGAGCACCCAGCAATATCAGGACCGTGAACTGCTTAACCACGTATCTGCCTGGCGCCAGTCGACTGAAATCCTCGGCCGGATAGGCATCGACTACTTCGCACTACGTGGCCAAATGGCACTTTCGGCAGCGATCCAGAACATGATCCGGTTCAACAAAGGCGGGTTCAAGCGCAGCTCGTTTAACCTTTTGGCCGATTTCCTCCGAGAGCACGAGATAGCCGTACGCACCTTCACGTATGGGCCGCGGTTTGCGGAAATCTGTAACTTACTCTTGAACAAGGACTACGACGCTTTCCTTGAAAAGATCAAGATTCGGCTTCTAATCGCGGGGTACGATCTTCGCTTCATTTTGCCGGCAGTCCCCGAACTCGAGTCGTTTTACCAGGTCCAGGTGGACGAGTGGACGGGGCACGAGACTCACGATCTGGAGCAAAGCAAGCGCCTTCGAGACTGGGCTGACGCTATCCACTGCGAATGGATGCTCGGCAATGCGGTGTGGTACTCGGAGAATAAGAATCCTCGCCAATCGCTCACTGTGCGCCTGCATCGTTTTGAGACCGGTAAAGACTACGGGAACCAGATCAAGCGGGACGCGCTTGATCGGGTCATCACCATTGCTCCTGGAATGTTTGAGGAGACTCAACGGGTATTCGATTTCGATAGGGAAAAAGTGGTTTACGTTCCGAACTACATCGAGGTCGAGAAGTACCAGAGGTCGAATGACCCAGACAAGGTTTTCAATCTGGTGATGGTCGGGAGTATCCCAATCCGGAAGGGGTACCGTCGGGCACTCGAGTTGCTGAAGTCGTTGAGAGAAGTGGATGACCGCTACACCCTCACTGTTTTCGGCCGCCGACCGGATGAACTGGGCTGGGTCTTCAACGACCCCGCCGAGCGGGCATACTTTGCGGAATGCGAGAGGTTCGTTCGCGTGAATGGCCTCGAATCGGCCGTGAAGTTTGAAGGATGGGTGGACACCACCGAAGCACTTGCCGACAAGGGATTTATCCTCTCACTTAGCGATGCAGAGGGGTCACACGTAGCTGCAGCCGAAGGCTTTGCGTCGGGAAACATTACCTTGCTGCGTCCTTGGGCAGGTGCCGAATACATGTACCCAAACGAGTACATCTTCGATAGCCTCATCGAGATGCGTGACTACGTCCTTGAGTGCCAAGACTTCGGCACTTACGAGAGCCGCCGTCGGGTAGGCGATGAATACGTTCAGACCCGCTACTCGATGGAACGATTTAAGCAGCTTTATGTTGCCACAGTTCCCGTTCCCTACAGCGTCCCGTAA
- a CDS encoding DUF6270 domain-containing protein: MTLNPPGLYALDSAANFVVTPDEQGTFSISGSYMAAPGEKIVLGIGKDQLQDPPEGFIESSAGFFFIYLVGAGEVRRFEKTFRAGNATHIRMFLRRWYSDSAMFFNVDSIQWDEFIYVMGSCVSRDSFEYSGLPLSGYRARFSFSSVTSPPVQFDRRALEKNPSEFQRRMVEGDLAKTNVELASKAPGNYVLVDFIDERLPLKINGQSRFTSSPELLATDLASTGESLDMFSPDYFDLFEEGWRHFMAAMNQKTVILNKVFWATEVEGGEPLPNYELILKQNGKLLKLYDIVSRGERKPVYIEYPTQPVAAKNHKWGQSPFHFGEDFNVYQGEQLRALTSKRRLDCRGIDSPSTASQ, translated from the coding sequence GTGACACTAAATCCACCAGGTCTCTACGCACTCGATTCGGCTGCCAACTTTGTCGTTACCCCGGATGAGCAGGGGACGTTCTCTATCTCAGGATCGTATATGGCCGCCCCGGGGGAGAAGATTGTTCTTGGGATCGGAAAAGATCAATTGCAGGATCCGCCCGAAGGTTTCATTGAATCATCGGCGGGGTTCTTTTTCATCTATCTGGTAGGTGCGGGCGAGGTTCGTAGATTCGAGAAAACGTTCCGCGCCGGCAACGCAACGCATATTCGAATGTTCTTGCGCAGATGGTATTCGGATTCAGCCATGTTCTTCAATGTCGACTCCATCCAGTGGGATGAGTTCATCTACGTTATGGGTAGCTGTGTTTCTAGGGACAGCTTCGAATACTCTGGTCTTCCACTCTCGGGATACCGCGCCCGATTCAGCTTCTCCAGTGTGACATCGCCACCAGTGCAATTCGATCGACGCGCACTAGAGAAGAACCCAAGCGAGTTCCAGAGACGAATGGTCGAGGGGGATCTCGCGAAAACCAACGTCGAGTTAGCTTCGAAAGCGCCGGGCAACTACGTGCTGGTCGATTTCATTGATGAAAGACTGCCATTAAAGATTAATGGACAAAGTCGTTTCACTAGTAGCCCGGAGCTTTTAGCAACGGATCTCGCTTCTACAGGGGAATCGTTGGACATGTTCTCTCCCGACTACTTCGACCTGTTTGAAGAGGGTTGGCGCCATTTTATGGCAGCGATGAACCAGAAGACCGTGATCTTAAACAAGGTCTTTTGGGCTACCGAGGTGGAGGGAGGCGAGCCTCTGCCCAACTACGAGTTGATTCTGAAGCAGAACGGGAAGCTCTTAAAGTTGTACGACATCGTATCGCGAGGCGAACGGAAGCCAGTCTATATCGAGTATCCGACCCAGCCCGTTGCAGCTAAGAATCACAAATGGGGACAAAGCCCATTTCATTTCGGTGAGGACTTCAATGTATATCAGGGCGAGCAGCTGCGTGCGCTCACAAGTAAGCGACGGTTGGACTGCCGGGGTATCGATTCGCCTTCCACGGCGTCCCAGTAA
- a CDS encoding glycosyltransferase — protein MVFIGTTRFSLFKPDSGAWRSSANGAFSSPEQYKEYLFSPRRIEPRMKILREVSLPNLAVAAESHTIRHIIHYSPELPSQYLRQLEALQRDFPFVVLSDASDSTGARHPYTIANELNPHQKPYVIYRLDDDDFLSTSYFDQLAPLVTEANLGFRVSLAAGLTGIFDGERFSTIRYSYKPYIAIGLAGIYGRNSQGQFVAPAETAHNLSDRVGTVMVDATECSYFWTRHAGQDTDFGKNEGLDATRKEVASLPPIPTNWNLFESFPSLSDHTDSLSRSEVISDTDVSEDGKPLRISATGRFSLLLDATFPDGMQANAGLISFQIERDGVPTDDIEVQGMTRSPNPTIGQYRYITTYAGRRSNQFDFELPPGCEVIGARITPFGALGKPFYVNSLYILQ, from the coding sequence ATGGTTTTCATTGGAACCACAAGGTTCAGTCTTTTCAAGCCGGACTCTGGGGCGTGGCGGTCGTCCGCAAACGGCGCATTCTCTAGCCCAGAGCAGTATAAAGAGTATTTGTTCTCGCCTCGGAGGATCGAACCGAGAATGAAGATTTTACGTGAGGTCAGTCTTCCAAACCTCGCTGTGGCGGCTGAATCCCACACTATTCGCCACATCATCCACTATTCGCCGGAGCTCCCATCTCAATATTTGCGACAGTTGGAAGCATTGCAACGCGATTTTCCTTTCGTTGTACTTTCCGACGCCAGTGATTCAACTGGGGCGAGACACCCTTACACCATTGCGAACGAACTAAATCCTCACCAGAAGCCATATGTAATTTACCGATTGGACGACGACGACTTTCTGTCAACGAGCTACTTTGATCAACTTGCCCCTCTTGTGACCGAGGCCAACCTTGGTTTTCGGGTCTCATTGGCGGCGGGGTTAACCGGTATTTTCGATGGCGAGCGGTTCTCAACCATCCGATACTCGTACAAGCCATACATCGCGATCGGCCTAGCTGGCATATACGGACGGAATTCCCAAGGGCAATTCGTAGCGCCTGCTGAGACAGCACACAACCTTTCGGACCGCGTCGGCACTGTGATGGTGGACGCAACCGAGTGCTCATACTTCTGGACCCGTCACGCGGGGCAAGACACTGATTTCGGCAAGAATGAGGGCCTCGATGCAACACGGAAAGAGGTGGCATCGCTCCCTCCAATTCCAACGAATTGGAATCTATTCGAAAGTTTCCCGAGCCTAAGCGACCATACAGATAGCTTAAGCCGATCTGAGGTAATCAGCGATACCGACGTTTCGGAAGACGGGAAACCGCTCAGAATCAGTGCGACTGGACGATTCTCACTCTTGCTGGATGCCACCTTCCCCGATGGAATGCAGGCCAACGCTGGCCTAATCAGTTTCCAGATTGAACGTGACGGGGTCCCGACAGACGACATTGAAGTCCAGGGCATGACTCGATCCCCGAACCCAACTATCGGGCAGTACCGCTACATCACGACGTACGCGGGGCGCAGATCAAACCAATTTGACTTTGAGCTTCCTCCCGGATGTGAAGTGATTGGTGCCAGGATTACTCCATTTGGCGCATTAGGTAAGCCATTCTACGTAAATAGTCTTTACATCCTCCAGTGA